The Lactuca sativa cultivar Salinas chromosome 2, Lsat_Salinas_v11, whole genome shotgun sequence genome includes a window with the following:
- the LOC111912208 gene encoding uncharacterized mitochondrial protein AtMg00810-like, with translation MYLLVYVDDLILTGNDESVITTFTVLLNQEFAIKDLGDLSYFLGLEVSYIDDGLFLSQSKYATDVLTRANLLDSKPVSMPLASSELFLSKGTPFSDPSLYRSLVWALQYLTITRPDISYAVNQASQFLHAPTDAHFQSVKRILRYVKGTIAFGLSFRRPHTNTILGYSDAD, from the coding sequence ATGTACTTACTGGTCTATGTTGACGATTTAATCCTAACTGGAAACGATGAGTCGGTTATCACTACATTTACCGTTCTTCTAAATCAAGAATTTGCTATCAAAGACCTTGGTGACTTAAGCTACTTCTTGGGACTTGAAGTGTCTTATATAGATGATGGTCTCTTTCTCAGTCAATCAAAATATGCTACAGATGTGCTTACAAGGGCAAATTTACTAGATTCCAAACCAGTCTCCATGCCTTTGGCGTCAAGTGAACTGTTTCTATCTAAAGGCACTCCATTCTCCGATCCAAGTCTATATCGCTCTCTTGTTTGGGCTCTTCAATACTTAACCATTACAAGACCAGATATATCATATGCTGTAAACCAGGCAAGTCAGTTTTTGCATGCTCCTACTGATGCTCATTTTCAGTCTGTAAAACGTATTTTGCGTTATGTTAAGGGCACAATCGCTTTTGGCCTCTCTTTTCGTCGCCCTCACACAAATACCATTCTTGGCTACTCTGACGCTGACTAG